In Streptomyces rapamycinicus NRRL 5491, the genomic stretch TGACGTTGACCGGGACCCCGCCGTTGGCCCTGAGCGCGCGCAGCGCGGTGAGATGCATGATCACGCCGCCCTTGCAGTCCGCGGCGCCCCGCCCGTACCAGCGGCCGTCACGCTCGGTCAGCTCGAAGGGCGGGGTGTGCCAGGCGTCCTCGTCCAGCGGGGGCTGCACGTCGTAGTGCGCGTAGAGCAGCACGGTCGGGGCACCGGCCGGACCGGGCAGGAAGCCGTAGACGGACTGGGTGCCGTCGGGCGTGTCCAGCAGCGCCACGTCCTCGAACCCCTCGGCGCGCAGCGCGTCGGCGACCCAGCGGGCGGCCGCCTCGCATTCGCCGGGCGGGAACTGCGCCGGGTCCGCCACCGACTTGAAGGCCACCAGCTCGGCCAGCTCGGCCCTGGCGCGCGGCTGCAGGGCGGCGACGGTGGCGGCGAGAGGCGCCTTCTCCATGGGGGACCCTCCTGGGGTGCGACGGGCCGGCGGCGGGATGCGCGGCGATGGGCACGTATGTACGGCTTGATGCCGCGTGGCCGATCATCCCACAGCGGGGTCATCCGCCGGGGAGCCGTAGGATGCCGGGTAGGCGCATCAGGTCGGTCGATTGGGAGCGGATCCACACGTGAGCAGCGACAACGCAGCCCCGGACAATGAGACGGTATGGGACGTCGTCGTAGTGGGCGCGGGTCCGGCGGGTGCCTCCGCGGCCCATGCCGCCGCCTGCGCCGGGCGCCGGGTGCTGTTGTTGGAGAAGGCCGAGTTGCCGCGCTACAAGACCTGCGGCGGTGGCATCATCGGCCCCTCGCGCGACGCCCTTCCGCCCGGTTTCGAACTGCCCCTGCGGGAGCGGGTGCACGCGGTGACGTTCTCGCTGAACGGCAAGCTGTCCCGCACCCGGCGCTCCAAGCACGCGCTCTTCGGGCTGATCAACCGGCCGGAGTTCGACGCGGCCCTGGTCGACGCCGCCAAGGACGCGGGCGCCGAGGTCCGTACGGGCGTCGCGGTCACCCGCGTCGAGCAGCACGGCCCGGCCGTGCCCGACCGGCGGACGGTCGCCGTGGTGCTCTCCGACGGTGAGACCGTGCTGGCGCGGGCCGTGGTCGGCGCGGATGGCAGCGCGAGCCGCATAGGCGCGCACGTCGGCGTGAAGCTGGACCAGGTGGACCTCGGCCTGGAAGCGGAGATCCCCGTTCCGGAGACCGTCGCGGAGGACTGGGCGGGCCGCGTGCTCATCGACTGGGGCCCGATGCCGGGGAGTTACGGCTGGGTCTTCCCCAAGGGCGACACCCTTACCGTCGGCGTCATCTCGGCGCGCGGCGAGGGCGCCGGGACCAAGCGCTACCTGGAGGACTTCATCGCCCGGCTCGGCCTCGCCGGATTCGAGCCGAGCATCTCCTCCGGCCATCTGACCCGCTGCCGCGCCGACGACTCGCCGCTGTCGCGCGGCCGGGTCCTGGTGTGCGGCGACGCGGCCGGGCTGCTGGAACCGTGGACCCGCGAGGGCATCTCCTACGCGCTGCGCTCGGGCCGGCTGGCGGGGGAGTGGGCGGTGCGCGTCGCCGAGGCCCACGACGCGGTGGACGCCCGCCGCCAGGCCCTGAACTACGCCTTCGCGATCAAGGCGGGGCTGGGTGTGGAGATGGGTGTCGGCCGCCGTCTGCACACGGTCTTCGCCCGCCGCCCCGGGATGTTCCACGCGGCGATCACCGGCTTCCGCCCGGCGTGGCGCGCCTTCACGAAGATCACCCGTGGCACGACCACGCTGGGCGACCTCGTCCGCACCCACCCGGCCGCCCGCCGCGCCCTGGGGGCGATGGACCGGGGCTAGGGAGTGTCCGACGGACCTTGACGCCTGCGGCGGGCTGCTCTGAACGATATGCGGCTCCGCCGCGTGCGGGCTCGCACGGGTCGTCGCCGGGCGCCGCAGGTGTTCGGTTTGGGCTTGCCCCACGTCCGGCGCGGCGGGGCGCCGGGTTCGGGTCGGCCCTGTCCCGCGATCTGCTCGGCAGGGCACGGGCGTCTACTCCGCCGGGAGTAGGCGCGGGCACCGCGCAGGGGGGACGCCTGGGCCGCGCCGCCGGTTTAGCGTTGCCCGTATGCACGGATTCACGGGGGAGCACGGCCCGGGGCAGCGGCCGGGCGGATGGCGGCGCGGGGCGCCCTTCGACCCAGCGCGTTCGGCCGTGCCCTGGCGCTCCTCGGTCGCCATCGCCGTCATCCAGATGGTGGGCACCGGGTTCGCCGCACATGATCAGCCCGCCCGGGCGGGCCTCGGGCCCGGGAGCGCCGCGCTGCTGCTCGCCGGGCCCGCGCTGCTGCTCATGCGCCATCGCCGCCCCGGGACGGTCGTGGTCGGCACGGCGGTGGTGACCGCCGTCTACCTCGCCGCCGGTTATCCGTACGGGCCCGTCTTCCTCAGCGTCGTCGTCGCCTGTGTGACGGCCATCGCGGCCGGGCGGCGGATCGCCGCGTGGAGCGCGCTCGGGCTGTTGTGGGGGAGCCATCTGCTCATCGGCCACTGGCTCTACCGCTGGCTGCCGCCGGGCGACGACGGGCCCGTCGGATGGGGGCAGGAGCTGGTGGTCACCGCCTGGGCGGCGGCGATCGTGGCCGCCTCCGAACTCGTCCGCGTACGGCGTGAGCAGTGGGCCCGGGAACGGGCCGAACGGGAGGCGGCGGCGCGCCGCCGGGCCGACGAGGAGCGGCTGCGGATCGCCCGCGAACTGCATGACGTCCTCGCCCACAGCATCTCGGTCATCAACGTCCAGGCGGGCGTCGGGCTGGCCCTCCTCGACCAGGACCCCGAGCAGGCCCGCACCGCGCTGACCACCATCAAGGCGGCCAGCAAGGAGGCGCTGGGCGAGGTCCGACAGGTCCTCGACACCCTGCGGGCCTCCGGCTCCGGCGCGCCCGGCGCCGCGCCGCGCTCACCCGCGCCCGGCCTGGACCGGCTGGCGGAGCTGACCGGTCAGGCGGCGGACGCGGGGCTCGCGGTGCGGGTGGAGGTGGAGGGCGTACGGACGGCTCTGCCGCCGGGCGCCGATCTCGCGGCGTTCCGTATCGTGCAGGAGGCCCTGACCAACATCGTCCGCCACTCCGGCTCCCGGAACGCCCGTGTGCTGCTGCGCTATGCCCCCGGTGAGTTGGAGCTACGGGTGGACGACGATGGCCCCGCGACCGGGGACGGGGCGACGGGCGGCGGCAACGGCCTGGTCGGCATGCGCGAGCGGGCCGCCGCGCTCGGCGGCACAGCGGAGGCGGGCCCGCGCCCGGACGGCGGCTTCCGCGTCCGGGCCAGGATCCCGTTCAAGGGTGGGAGGGAGAACCCGTGAGGGACAAGGGTGGGAGGGTGACCCCATGAGGGATGAGGACGGGAGGGTGACCCCATGAGGGATGAGGACGGGAGGGTGACCCCATGAGGGATGAGGACGGGCCCGGGACCGTGATCCGTGTCGCGCTCGCCGACGACCAGCTCCTCGTCCGCGCCGGATTCCGCGCGCTGCTGGCCGCGCAGCCGGATATCGAGGTGGTCGGCGAGGCGGCGGACGGGGAGCAGGCGCTGGCGCTGGTACGGGAGCGGCGTCCCGACGTCGTCCTCATGGACATCCGCATGCCGGTGCTCGACGGCCTCGCCGCCACCCGGGGGATCACCGGGGACCCGGCCCTCGGCGGGGTGAAGGTGGTCATGCTGACCACCTTCGAACTCGATGAGTACGTCTTCGAGGCGATCCGCTCCGGCGCCTCCGGCTTCCTGGTCAAGGACACCGAACCGGAAGAGCTGCTGCGGGCCGTGCGCGCGGTCGTCGGCGGCGACGCGCTGCTGTCGCCCGGGGTGACCCGCCGTCTCATCGCCGAGTTCGCGGCCCGGTCCAGGGAACCCGCGCCCGCGGCTGCGCTGGCGGAGCTGACCGAGCGGGAGCGGGAGGTGATGGCCCTGGTCGGCATGGGGCTGTCGAACCAGGAGATCGCCAGGCGGCTCGTGGTCAGCCCGCTCACCGCCAAGACCCATGTGAGCCGCACGATGGTCAAACTGGACGCCCGGGACCGCGCCCAACTCGTCGTGCTCGCCTATGAGTCGGGCCTGGTCCGGCCGGGCTGGCTCGGCTGAGCGAGGCTCGGTGGTCCGGGCTCAGTGGTCCGGGGGCGTAACCCTCCCCTCGGAACAGCCCCCTCGGAACAGCCCTTCCCCTCGGAACAGCCCTTCCCCTCGGAACAGCCCCTCCCCTCGGAACAGCCCCTCCGCTCAGAACAGCCCCTCCGGGGCCTCCGCCTCCCGCTCCCGCCGCGCCACCGGCGCGGTCGTCGGGGCGTCCGCCGCGGCCGCCGCCAGTGGCCAGCCCGCCAGCTGCCGGGTGTCCAGCAGCAGGGCCCGGCCGTCCGTCGAGGTCAGATGGATGTCAGGGCCCGCCACGGCGTCGATACGACCGGCCACGGTGGTCTCGGGGGCGAGCTGGATCAGCCCCGGCGCGGGGCGCACCCGGTCCAGGTGGAACACCGAGTCATGGTGTACCGGCTCGAACGGTGCCAGGGCCAGCGACTCCGGCAGACCGCCCAGGCCGCGCGCCCGCTGGTGGAGCGCGGCGAGGTCGGCGGCCCGTCGCTCCGGGGGCGGCGGGGCCTCGCGGGCGGTGCGCTTGGCGGCGTACGGGAAGCGGTCCGGGACGCCGAGCGCGGCGCCCAGCACGGCCTCGGCGCGGCGCGCGGCCATCAGCGGGCCGCGGCCCAGCAGACAGTACGAGAGCGCGGCCTGCTCCAGCAGCCGTGCCCCCTCCCGCTCGGCCGCGGTGATCCCGACCTTGACCAACTCCGGTCCGAACCAGGCGAGATAGACGTCGTAAGGGCGCGGATCGTCCGTACGGGTGTCGGCGGCCACGGAGTACGAGCGGTCCAGCCGGGCGCAGTCCGGGCACTGCGCCGATACGGCGGCGGCCGGGACCTCGGCCCCGGCCGGGCACGGGGTGTGCCGGGCGCCCCTTCGGACGCCGACGCAGGCGCGCCGGGGCCCGGTGGTGAACGAGAGCGGGCGGTCCGGCGTCAGCGGGGAGAGCCGTTCCCCCTGGGCCGGATGGCGCCAGACCAGCGCGGGCCCGTCGCGGCGCCAGCGCGCCCCGGCGCACTGCCACCGTGCGGGCTGCGGGTCCTGGCTCTGGCCGTGGCGCCGGCCCTGGCCCTGGGTCATCAGCGCCTCTGCCGGGAGAAGAGCCACAGCGCCCGCACCAGGCGGATGGCGAATCCGACGGTGGCCACCGCGAAGGCGGCTCCCTGCCAGGCCCGCTCGTGGGCCCGCTCCAGGTCGCCGAAGAGGGCGGGGCTCGCGACCGCCACATAGAGCACGGCCGCCAGCAGACCGGCCGTGACCAGGGCGAACACTATCTCGATGGTGAGCGCGTCGCGTTCGTCCTGGGTACGGGGTCCGGTCATCTCGTCTCAGCCCTTCGCCTGGTGTCCGGTGGCCGCCGCCGGGTCGGTCCTCCCCGGCCCCGGCCCGCGCTGCCCGTCATGGTGCTTCCGGCGCACATACAGCTGCTTCCGTACGCGTGCCACGACCGTACCGTCCGCGGTGACCACCTCGTTCTCGAACCACGGCAGCGCCTTGCCGCCGTCCGCCGTGGCCTCGCGGATCTCCTCCAGCCGCTCCTCGGTGAGCTTGAAGTCGGCGAACACGTCACCGCGGCCGGGCGAGACGAAGTCGATCTCGCCCGCCTTGTCCCAGACGATGTAGTCCCGGCCGAGCCGTCGCATCACCAGCAGCATCCAGAACGGGTCGCTCATCGAGAACAGCGAGCCGCCGAAATGGGTCCCCACGTAGTTGGAGTTGAAGCGGCGCAGCCGCAGGCTGACGCGGGCGCTGCTCCAGTCCTCCGCGAGGTGGACCACCCGCACTCCGGCGAAGAGATAGGGCGGCCACCAGTTCATCGCGCGGCGCAGTCCGCGCGGCGACATCGATCGACGTGACATGACAGGAAGCTAACACGGGTTATTACCCACCGGTAACCCAAGTGGTCGGCTCACCCGGGCGGTGGGCGCGACCAAGCGGCGGGCGTACCCGAGCGGCGGGCGTACCCGGGCGGTGGGCGCGACCCGGGCGGTGTGGTCGCGCCCCGAGCGGCCGGGAGGTCAGATCCCCGAGTGCTCCCGCCACAGCTCGGCCAGCTTCTCGTCCCCCTCGGTGGTCAGCGCCGTGATCGGCAGCCGGTTCCAGAGCGCGAGATAGAGGTCGCGGGCCGGGCCGCTGAGCTCGCAGTCGGCCGCCCCCTCGCCGTGGCGCTCGGTGCGCGGGGCATCCTGGGACAGCCGCATCGTCCAGACTGCCCCCTGGTCCGTGGTCCTCATCCGGAGCGTGCGCGGGGTGTCCGTGCGCACCCGGGACCGGTCCAGGCTGTGGAAACCGGCCAGCAGCTCATCGACCCCGTCGGCCGCGAACTCCGGGGTGAACGGGGAGAAGTCCCCGCCGCGCGCCGACTCCGCGTCGATCCGGTGGATGGCCGTCTCATGGGCCTGGCGCCGGGTCCAGAACTCCAGCGGGGCCTCCGAGGGCAGGAAGGTGAAGCACTTCACCTCGGGGTCGGCATGGGTGAGGGCGTCGACCAGTCGGCCATGGACCTCGCGGTACCACGACACCAGCTCGGCGTCGGCCGGTGCCGCCTCGACCGTCGGCCGGACCGGCTCGGTCAGGCCCTCGGCGACGATCCGGGTGGCCCAGCCGTGCACCTGGCCGATGTGGGACAGCAGATCACGGACGCGCCAGTCGGGGCAGGTGGGCACGGGGGCGTCGACCCCGGCCTCGGCCGCGGCGTCGGCCAGCAACCGGCCCTCGCGGTCCACGATTTCGATCAACTCGGCAGTCTCCATGGCGGAATCATGCCAGCCGCCTCCGACAACGCCCGGCCGGGCCGCCGGAACGTCAGCTTCCGGTCGTGCGCGCGGCATTCCGCGTGCCGTACGCGACGACGGCCGCCACGGCCGCCAGCGCCGCGACCGTGGTGAGCGCGACCGGCAGCGAGTACCAGTCGGCGAGGAAGCCGATCGTCGGCGGGCCCAGCAGCATGCCGCCGTAGCCGAGCGTGGAGGCCGCGGCGACCCCGCCCGGCCCCGTCAGCGCGCCCGCCCGCGCGATGGCGACCGGGAAGAGGTTGGCCAGCCCCAGCCCGGTGACCGCGAAGCCGAGAAGGGCGAGCCAGATCGTGGGCGCGAGCGAGCCCAGCAGCATTCCGGCCGCGGCCGTGGCGCCGCCCGCGATCAACGTCCTGGTCTGGCCGAGCCGTTCGAGCAGCGCGGTGCCGCTCAGCCGCCCGACGGCCATCATCAGGGCGAAGACGGCGTAGCCCGCCGCGGCGAGCCCGGCGGACGTGCCGAGGTCCTGGTGCAGATGGAGCGCGGCCCAGTCGGCCATGGCACCCTCGCCGTACGCCGTGCAGAGCGCGATCAGGCCGAATACGGCGACGAGCCACCGGGCGCGGCCCAGCCGCTGTGCGCCGGGGGGCGATCCGAGGTCGGTGGCCTGACCGGACTCGGCCGCGGGCCCCGTGCCGCCCCGCGGCGTGGGCACCGGCAGTGAGATCAGCGCCCGGCCCGCGACGGCCGTGAGCAGCAGCCCGAAGACCGCGAGCAGCGACAGATGGCGAGTGGGGGAGAGATGGCCGGCGATCAGCCCGCCCAGCCCGGCCCCGGCCATCCCGCCCAGGCTGAACGCGGCGTGGAAGCCGGGCATGACCGGGCGGCGCAGGGCGGCGATGAGGTCGACGGCCGCGCTGTTCATGGCCACGTTGAGTGCGCCGAACCCGGTGCCGAAGACCAGCAGCACCAGCCCGAGGGCGAGCGCGGAGTGGGCCAGCGGCGGCAGCGCGACCGAGCCCGCGAGCAGCACACCGGCGGCCACCGTCGTCGGATGGTTGCCGAAGCGGCGGCACAGGCGTCCGGTGGCCATCATCGTGGCCGTACCGCCCGCCGACACACCGAGCAGCGCCAGCCCCAGCGCGCCCTCCGAAGCGCTCGTCCGGTCCTTGATCGCGGGGATCCGGGCGACCCATCCGGCGAACACGAATCCGTCGAGGAAGAAGAACGCGGTGATGGCGGCGCGGAGTCGGGTGAGGTCGCGATCCGTGGAGACGGAACGGCGCGCGCCCGGAATGGCCGTCCGTGTTTTGTTTGGAGTCGGCACAAAGTGAGAATAGAGGCGTGACCCAGACACGGACAAGGCTCGAGCGCGGCCGAAGCGCTCTTGGCCCGGCACTGGCACTCGTCCATACCGGCCGCGCCCCCACCCGCGCCGTGCTCACCGCCGAACTCGGGGTGACCCGAGCGACCGCGGGCGCCGTCGCCGCCGAGTTGGAGGCGCTCGGCCTGATCCAGGTCGACTCGCGGCCGCTCGGGGCCGCCGGGGCACAGGGCCGTCCCTCGCACCGGCTGTCGATCGCCCCTCACGGGCCGGTCGCGCTCGCCGCCCAGGTGCACGCCGACGGCTTCCGCGCGGCGCTGGTCGGGCTCGGCGGGCAGACCGTGGCCACCGCCCCCGGCTGCATGACCGTGCCCGCCGACCCGGCGCATGTCCTCGACGCGGTCGTCGAGGCCGGTGCCAGACTGCTGCGGGAGACCGGCCGCCGCTGTGTCGGCGCGGGGCTCGCCGTCCCGTCCGCGGTCGCCGAACCGGAGGGCACCGCCCTGAACCCGCTGCACATCGCCTGGCCCGCGGGCACTCCGGTGCGCGAGCTGTTCAGCCGCAGCCTGGCCGCGGCCGGGATCCGCGGCGACGACGGTGAGCCGGTCACCGGCTTCGCGGGCAATGACGTCAACCTGGCCGCGCTCGCCGAACACCGCCATGGCGCGGGCGGCGGCGCCCAGCACCTGCTCTGTGTCGCCACCGGGCACCGGGGCGTCGGCGGCGCGCTGGTGCTCGACGGACGGCTGCACACGGGCAGCGCCGGGCTCGCCCTCGAGGTGGGCCATCTGACCGTCAACCCCGAGGGCCCGCCCTGCCACTGCGGCAGCCGTGGCTGTCTGGACATCGAGACCGATCCGCTCGCCTTCCTCACGGCGGCCGGGCGCGCACCGGGCCCGGAGGTGTCCCTGCTGCAGCAGGCCCGCGATCTGCTGCGCGAGGAGTACGCCACGGCGGCGTCCGTAAGGGCGGCCACCGAGCAGCTCATCGACCGCCTCGGCCTCGGACTCGCCGGTCTGGTCAACATCCTCAACCCGGACCGCATCATCCTCGGCGGGCTGCACCGCGAGCTCCTGGAAGCCGACCCGGAACGGCTGCGCGCGGTGGTGGCTGAGCGCAGCCTGTGGGGCCGGAGCGGGGGCGTGCCGATCCTGCCGTGCACGCTGGACCACAACAGCCTGGTCGGAGCGGCGGAGTTGGCCTGGCAGCCGGTGCTGGACGATCCGCTGGCGGCCCTGGGCGTGGGCTGACCCGCTCAGCGGTCACCAGTGCCGGCCCCGGGGCAGCGCGTCCAGGTCCGGGGTCGACAGATGGAGCACCTGGTAGCGGTCGCCGGGCTCCGAGGGCGGTGCCGACTCCTCCCAGAGGGTGAAGTGGATCAGCTCCCAGCCGTGCGGGTCGACGCCGAGGGCCGTGGTGTGGACGCCGTCCTCACGGGCGCGCTCGGCCAGCCGCGCGAGCGCGCCCCCGACGGCGGAGGCGGGATCGGCGGCGGCCGGGACCGGCTCGGCGTGGCGGGTGGCGGCGCGCGGCACGGTGCCCGCGGCCGGGCCCCGCTCGAAGCCGAGCCCCTGCCAGTGCTCGACCGAGGGCCTGCCGAAGTCCCGGACGATGCCCTGGAACCCAGGGCCCCACAGGAAGCGGTTCATGGCCTCGGGCGAGGTCCACAGATAGAACGGGGCGTACTGATGGACCGGCGAGCCGTCCACACCGCGCTCCCGGATGCCGTACGCCTTGAGGCCCAGCCCTGAGAAGTCGTCGAGCAGTGGCCCCTTCGTCTCCACCCGGTGCCGGATGATCTTCATGTCGTAGTCGGCGGGCAGGGTGATCCGGTACTGCATGGCGAGCATCGGTGAACTCCTGTCGGCGGGGCGTGCGTTCGCGTGGGTGTTCGTTCTCGGCTCCGTTGATCGTACACACTAGTAGGTACAGAATGCGGCCGAGCCGGTGCGCGTACTCCCCGGGAGGTACCGGAACTGTCGTCGGCCGTACGACGACCGGGGCACCGTAAGGGAGTGATCCTCGGGAGTGGCCACGAGATGAGGGCCATGAGAAACCCACTCCCGAGGAGCGCGATCACCATGAACACCCTGGCGCACGGCTTCGCCGACGGCGACGGCCCCGGACCGTGGATTCTGCTCGTCCCGCTGATGTGGGCGCTGGTCGTCGGCGGCGCGGTCTTCGTGCTGCGGCGCGCCGGATGGCGCGGACGCGCCCCCTGGCGGCACGGCCCCGGCCCCGTGGACTTCGGCGAGCGATCGCCGATCGCGGTGCTGGGCCGTCGCTTCGCGGCCGGTGAGATCGACGAGGACGAGTACTGGCGCCGACTGTCGGTCCTGGACGAGCAGTTCGGCCGCCATGCGACGAAGGGCGGGGCCCTCTGACGGCGGAGGCCGGGGCGGTACGGACCGCCGGGCGCATCCGGGCTGTCCCGCCTCGCCGGAGGCGGGACGCTCGCATGCTCAGCGGGCGGCTGCCGACCGGGCGGCCGCGGGGGCCCGCTCGCGCACCGCGGGCGCCGGGGCGGCGGGCGCGGCCGGTGCCGGGGCCGGAGCGGCGACAGCGGGGGCCGGTGCCGCGGCGACGGGTTCGGGGGTGACGGGCGCGGGCGTCGGTGCCGGGGCGACGGGTGCCGGGGCGACAGGCGCCGGTGCCGGGGCGGTGGCGGGCTCGGGCACGGGGCCGGTGAGGGGCACGGTGGGCGCCGGCGCCGGACGGGAGGCACCTGTGCGAAGGGGCGGCGCGGCGCGGCCCGTTCCGGCGCGGCCCGTTCCATGCGACGCGAAGGGCGGCTTGGCGGTGGCGGTGGGCCGCGGCACGGCCAGCGTGAACCAGACGACCTTCCCGCCGCCATCGTCCCGTGCGTGCATCCCCCAGCTCTGGCTGACGGCCGCGACCAGCGCGAGCCCCCTGCCATGCGTGGCGAGGGGATCGCACGCCTGGACGCGAGGCAGTCGCGGATCCTGGTCGCGGACCGAGACGGTCAGCCGGTCCAGCATGAGAGCGATCTCCACCGTGCACTGCTTGTCCGGCTCGGCGTGCCGATGGACATTGGTGAGCAGTTCGGTGACGCCGAGCGCCGCCGGGTCGATGAGCGGATCCAGATGCCAGTAGCGCAACTGCGCCGACACGATTCTGCGGACCTGTCCGATCCGCGACGGCAGGGCCTGCAGCTCCACCGTGCAATGCCTGCTAGGACGACTGATCACGGCTGCGACTCCCTGAAGACGTGGGGCTAGCCTGATTCAGATGCGGGCGACGAACACGTTCAGCAGTGGTGGCTGCTGGGCGCGACCGGTGGGACGGTTCTCAGCGTCACCGCTTGTTGACCCTCAGTGATACTGATACTCGTCCAGGGTCGGTCCCACCGCGCGCACGCGCAACTCGGCCGCGTCACCTCTTCGAGGCATGCCCCCGGGCGGACCGGACG encodes the following:
- a CDS encoding DUF4442 domain-containing protein; this encodes MSRRSMSPRGLRRAMNWWPPYLFAGVRVVHLAEDWSSARVSLRLRRFNSNYVGTHFGGSLFSMSDPFWMLLVMRRLGRDYIVWDKAGEIDFVSPGRGDVFADFKLTEERLEEIREATADGGKALPWFENEVVTADGTVVARVRKQLYVRRKHHDGQRGPGPGRTDPAAATGHQAKG
- a CDS encoding maleylpyruvate isomerase family mycothiol-dependent enzyme, whose product is METAELIEIVDREGRLLADAAAEAGVDAPVPTCPDWRVRDLLSHIGQVHGWATRIVAEGLTEPVRPTVEAAPADAELVSWYREVHGRLVDALTHADPEVKCFTFLPSEAPLEFWTRRQAHETAIHRIDAESARGGDFSPFTPEFAADGVDELLAGFHSLDRSRVRTDTPRTLRMRTTDQGAVWTMRLSQDAPRTERHGEGAADCELSGPARDLYLALWNRLPITALTTEGDEKLAELWREHSGI
- a CDS encoding response regulator transcription factor codes for the protein MIRVALADDQLLVRAGFRALLAAQPDIEVVGEAADGEQALALVRERRPDVVLMDIRMPVLDGLAATRGITGDPALGGVKVVMLTTFELDEYVFEAIRSGASGFLVKDTEPEELLRAVRAVVGGDALLSPGVTRRLIAEFAARSREPAPAAALAELTEREREVMALVGMGLSNQEIARRLVVSPLTAKTHVSRTMVKLDARDRAQLVVLAYESGLVRPGWLG
- a CDS encoding ROK family protein, translated to MTQTRTRLERGRSALGPALALVHTGRAPTRAVLTAELGVTRATAGAVAAELEALGLIQVDSRPLGAAGAQGRPSHRLSIAPHGPVALAAQVHADGFRAALVGLGGQTVATAPGCMTVPADPAHVLDAVVEAGARLLRETGRRCVGAGLAVPSAVAEPEGTALNPLHIAWPAGTPVRELFSRSLAAAGIRGDDGEPVTGFAGNDVNLAALAEHRHGAGGGAQHLLCVATGHRGVGGALVLDGRLHTGSAGLALEVGHLTVNPEGPPCHCGSRGCLDIETDPLAFLTAAGRAPGPEVSLLQQARDLLREEYATAASVRAATEQLIDRLGLGLAGLVNILNPDRIILGGLHRELLEADPERLRAVVAERSLWGRSGGVPILPCTLDHNSLVGAAELAWQPVLDDPLAALGVG
- a CDS encoding DUF2797 domain-containing protein, coding for MTQGQGRRHGQSQDPQPARWQCAGARWRRDGPALVWRHPAQGERLSPLTPDRPLSFTTGPRRACVGVRRGARHTPCPAGAEVPAAAVSAQCPDCARLDRSYSVAADTRTDDPRPYDVYLAWFGPELVKVGITAAEREGARLLEQAALSYCLLGRGPLMAARRAEAVLGAALGVPDRFPYAAKRTAREAPPPPERRAADLAALHQRARGLGGLPESLALAPFEPVHHDSVFHLDRVRPAPGLIQLAPETTVAGRIDAVAGPDIHLTSTDGRALLLDTRQLAGWPLAAAAADAPTTAPVARREREAEAPEGLF
- a CDS encoding DUF6332 family protein, translated to MTGPRTQDERDALTIEIVFALVTAGLLAAVLYVAVASPALFGDLERAHERAWQGAAFAVATVGFAIRLVRALWLFSRQRR
- a CDS encoding MFS transporter, with translation MPTPNKTRTAIPGARRSVSTDRDLTRLRAAITAFFFLDGFVFAGWVARIPAIKDRTSASEGALGLALLGVSAGGTATMMATGRLCRRFGNHPTTVAAGVLLAGSVALPPLAHSALALGLVLLVFGTGFGALNVAMNSAAVDLIAALRRPVMPGFHAAFSLGGMAGAGLGGLIAGHLSPTRHLSLLAVFGLLLTAVAGRALISLPVPTPRGGTGPAAESGQATDLGSPPGAQRLGRARWLVAVFGLIALCTAYGEGAMADWAALHLHQDLGTSAGLAAAGYAVFALMMAVGRLSGTALLERLGQTRTLIAGGATAAAGMLLGSLAPTIWLALLGFAVTGLGLANLFPVAIARAGALTGPGGVAAASTLGYGGMLLGPPTIGFLADWYSLPVALTTVAALAAVAAVVAYGTRNAARTTGS
- a CDS encoding DUF4865 family protein, whose amino-acid sequence is MLAMQYRITLPADYDMKIIRHRVETKGPLLDDFSGLGLKAYGIRERGVDGSPVHQYAPFYLWTSPEAMNRFLWGPGFQGIVRDFGRPSVEHWQGLGFERGPAAGTVPRAATRHAEPVPAAADPASAVGGALARLAERAREDGVHTTALGVDPHGWELIHFTLWEESAPPSEPGDRYQVLHLSTPDLDALPRGRHW
- a CDS encoding SHOCT domain-containing protein, which encodes MNTLAHGFADGDGPGPWILLVPLMWALVVGGAVFVLRRAGWRGRAPWRHGPGPVDFGERSPIAVLGRRFAAGEIDEDEYWRRLSVLDEQFGRHATKGGAL
- a CDS encoding geranylgeranyl reductase family protein is translated as MSSDNAAPDNETVWDVVVVGAGPAGASAAHAAACAGRRVLLLEKAELPRYKTCGGGIIGPSRDALPPGFELPLRERVHAVTFSLNGKLSRTRRSKHALFGLINRPEFDAALVDAAKDAGAEVRTGVAVTRVEQHGPAVPDRRTVAVVLSDGETVLARAVVGADGSASRIGAHVGVKLDQVDLGLEAEIPVPETVAEDWAGRVLIDWGPMPGSYGWVFPKGDTLTVGVISARGEGAGTKRYLEDFIARLGLAGFEPSISSGHLTRCRADDSPLSRGRVLVCGDAAGLLEPWTREGISYALRSGRLAGEWAVRVAEAHDAVDARRQALNYAFAIKAGLGVEMGVGRRLHTVFARRPGMFHAAITGFRPAWRAFTKITRGTTTLGDLVRTHPAARRALGAMDRG
- a CDS encoding sensor histidine kinase — its product is MHGFTGEHGPGQRPGGWRRGAPFDPARSAVPWRSSVAIAVIQMVGTGFAAHDQPARAGLGPGSAALLLAGPALLLMRHRRPGTVVVGTAVVTAVYLAAGYPYGPVFLSVVVACVTAIAAGRRIAAWSALGLLWGSHLLIGHWLYRWLPPGDDGPVGWGQELVVTAWAAAIVAASELVRVRREQWARERAEREAAARRRADEERLRIARELHDVLAHSISVINVQAGVGLALLDQDPEQARTALTTIKAASKEALGEVRQVLDTLRASGSGAPGAAPRSPAPGLDRLAELTGQAADAGLAVRVEVEGVRTALPPGADLAAFRIVQEALTNIVRHSGSRNARVLLRYAPGELELRVDDDGPATGDGATGGGNGLVGMRERAAALGGTAEAGPRPDGGFRVRARIPFKGGRENP